One genomic region from Stackebrandtia nassauensis DSM 44728 encodes:
- a CDS encoding DUF349 domain-containing protein, with protein sequence MSGENPDATQFGRIDPGGTVYLKTSAGERVIGSWQAGSPEEGLAHFARRYDDLVTEVDLVAARLNSGNADPASTASAIKKLRVSLDEAHVIGDVDKLAARLDELASRSEAKVAEAKEAKSAARAEAVARKEALATEAEKLAADSTQWKAAGDRIKAIAEEWKTIHGADRKSDQALWKRFAAARDGFTRRRGAHFASLDSERKVIATAKEELIAEAEKLATSTDWAETADQLKGLMRQWKEAGRVAPDAEQKLWKRFRAAQDTFFSARSEAFSARDAEFKENLNQKRELLTQAEAIDVEADPRAAQAKLREIQGQWEEIGRVPKESAGGLQRRLRAVDDKIRAALDVAWRRTPVSENPLLAQMREQVDKAERQLERAKNDGDAKRIAAAEEALNSKRQFLELAEKAQ encoded by the coding sequence ATGAGCGGTGAGAACCCTGACGCCACGCAGTTCGGACGCATAGACCCCGGCGGCACCGTATATCTGAAGACCAGTGCGGGCGAACGCGTCATCGGGTCGTGGCAGGCCGGTTCGCCCGAGGAGGGCCTGGCGCATTTCGCGCGCCGTTACGACGACCTGGTCACCGAGGTCGATCTGGTCGCCGCGAGGCTCAACTCCGGCAACGCCGACCCCGCCTCGACCGCCAGCGCGATCAAGAAGCTGCGCGTCAGCCTGGACGAGGCCCACGTGATCGGCGACGTCGACAAGCTGGCCGCCCGGCTGGACGAGCTGGCCTCGCGTTCCGAGGCCAAGGTCGCCGAGGCCAAGGAGGCCAAGTCGGCCGCCCGCGCCGAGGCCGTCGCCCGCAAGGAGGCGCTGGCCACCGAGGCGGAGAAACTGGCCGCCGACTCCACCCAGTGGAAGGCCGCCGGCGACCGCATCAAGGCCATCGCCGAGGAGTGGAAGACCATCCACGGCGCCGACCGCAAGAGCGACCAGGCGCTGTGGAAGCGTTTCGCCGCCGCCCGCGACGGATTCACCCGCCGCCGGGGCGCCCACTTCGCGTCGCTGGACAGCGAGCGCAAGGTCATCGCCACCGCCAAGGAGGAGCTGATCGCCGAGGCCGAGAAGCTGGCGACCTCCACCGACTGGGCCGAGACCGCCGATCAGCTCAAGGGCCTCATGCGACAGTGGAAAGAGGCCGGACGGGTGGCTCCCGACGCCGAGCAGAAGCTGTGGAAGCGGTTCCGCGCGGCGCAGGACACCTTCTTCTCGGCCCGCAGTGAGGCCTTCTCGGCCCGCGACGCCGAGTTCAAGGAGAACCTGAACCAGAAGCGGGAACTGCTGACCCAGGCCGAGGCCATCGACGTCGAGGCCGACCCGCGCGCCGCCCAGGCGAAGCTGCGCGAGATCCAGGGCCAGTGGGAGGAGATCGGACGGGTTCCCAAGGAGTCCGCCGGTGGCCTGCAACGACGGCTGCGCGCCGTGGACGACAAGATCCGCGCCGCCCTCGACGTGGCCTGGCGCCGCACCCCGGTCTCGGAGAATCCGCTGCTGGCGCAGATGCGCGAGCAGGTCGACAAGGCCGAGCGGCAGCTGGAGCGCGCCAAGAACGACGGGGACGCCAAGCGCATCGCCGCCGCCGAGGAGGCGCTCAATTCGAAGCGGCAATTCCTAGAGCTGGCCGAAAAGGCACAGTAG
- a CDS encoding glycosyl hydrolase family 18 protein gives MPTAKRVFAVLIALVLLPMAVLVPASSASAAPAGLTAAFQATGSGSTWDGKYVISNNTGADITGWTLEFDLPPGVTVSNVWYGKLSQNGNHVTIINEYYNARVGAGRNTEPYSPSFRISTGTAPPGCKINGNNCDGTPDTPPKAPENLRATGSTTKTVALAWDKAVAGDNPIASYEVYSGGSNVASTTDTKTVVTGLSPNKEYSFTVQALDTKGNKSGHSKPVTATTLDPSDDTTPPTAPKGLRSTGTTSDSVGLSWDAASDASGIAGYDVYRDGKLATSVTGTSATVSGLAPVTEYSFTVRARDTYDNISSDSAAVKATTDDVIGGGSHARVGYFVQWGIYGRQYFVRNLDTSGAAAKLTHINYAFSNIHPTNLTCMNGVTKGTTPNPQDPDQGTGAGDAEADYGRAFSAGQSVDGKADTGWEPLRGNFNQLRKLKAKHPHLKVMMSIGGWTYSKFFSDVAATDASRKKFVSSCVDMYLKGNLPTYNGAGGPGSGTGVFDGFDLDWEWPGAEGHAGNHISDKDKANNTLLFAEFRRQMDALSQQTGEEYELTAFTPADPAKIEAGWDITTNDGNPSVFDYMDFANVQGYDFHGAGSDNSWEPNRTGHASNQWVDDQDPYNNHFSNEVAIQEYLDAGVNPRKLTIGLPFYGRGWQGVTDGGVHGEWQAANGAAPGQFAEEAGTRGYANLKASVPGCTVHHDEQSLSTYCYTGNGGQWWTFDDPWSIERKTAWVKEQNLLGMMIWEMSGDNGTLMTAVDTGLG, from the coding sequence ATGCCCACAGCGAAGCGAGTATTCGCCGTCCTCATCGCCCTCGTACTCCTACCCATGGCCGTCCTGGTCCCGGCGAGTTCCGCTTCGGCGGCGCCGGCGGGCCTGACCGCCGCGTTCCAGGCCACCGGTTCCGGTTCGACCTGGGACGGCAAGTACGTCATCAGCAACAACACCGGCGCCGACATCACCGGCTGGACCCTGGAGTTCGACCTGCCACCCGGGGTCACCGTCAGCAACGTCTGGTACGGGAAGCTCTCCCAGAACGGCAACCACGTCACCATCATCAACGAGTACTACAACGCCAGGGTGGGCGCCGGACGCAACACCGAGCCCTACAGCCCCTCGTTCAGGATCTCGACCGGCACCGCCCCGCCGGGCTGCAAGATCAACGGCAACAACTGCGACGGCACCCCCGACACCCCGCCCAAGGCGCCGGAGAACCTGCGCGCCACCGGATCCACCACCAAGACCGTCGCGCTGGCCTGGGACAAAGCCGTCGCGGGCGACAACCCGATCGCGTCCTATGAGGTCTACTCCGGCGGCAGCAACGTCGCCAGCACCACCGACACCAAGACCGTCGTCACCGGCCTGTCTCCCAACAAGGAGTACTCCTTCACGGTGCAGGCGCTGGACACCAAGGGAAACAAGTCCGGACACAGTAAACCGGTCACCGCGACCACACTGGACCCCAGCGACGACACCACGCCGCCGACCGCCCCCAAGGGGCTGCGCTCCACTGGCACAACCTCCGACAGCGTCGGACTGAGCTGGGACGCCGCCAGCGACGCCAGCGGCATCGCCGGATACGACGTGTACCGCGACGGCAAACTGGCCACCTCGGTCACCGGCACCTCGGCGACGGTCTCGGGCCTGGCCCCGGTCACCGAGTACAGCTTCACCGTCCGCGCCCGCGACACCTACGACAACATCTCGTCCGACAGTGCCGCGGTCAAGGCCACCACCGACGACGTCATCGGCGGCGGCTCGCACGCCCGGGTCGGCTACTTTGTCCAATGGGGAATCTACGGTCGGCAGTACTTCGTGCGCAACCTCGACACCTCCGGTGCCGCCGCCAAGCTCACCCACATCAACTACGCGTTCTCCAACATCCACCCCACCAACCTGACCTGCATGAACGGGGTCACCAAGGGCACGACGCCCAACCCGCAGGACCCCGACCAGGGGACCGGCGCCGGTGACGCCGAGGCCGACTACGGCCGGGCCTTCTCCGCCGGACAGTCGGTGGACGGCAAGGCCGACACCGGTTGGGAACCGTTGCGCGGCAACTTCAACCAGCTGCGCAAGCTCAAGGCCAAGCACCCGCACCTGAAGGTGATGATGTCGATCGGCGGCTGGACCTACTCGAAGTTCTTCTCCGACGTGGCCGCCACCGATGCCTCCCGCAAGAAGTTCGTGTCGTCCTGTGTCGACATGTACCTCAAGGGCAACCTGCCGACCTACAACGGCGCCGGTGGCCCGGGTTCGGGAACCGGGGTCTTCGACGGCTTCGACCTCGACTGGGAGTGGCCGGGAGCCGAAGGCCACGCGGGCAACCACATCAGCGACAAGGACAAGGCCAACAACACGCTGCTGTTCGCCGAGTTCCGCAGGCAGATGGACGCCCTGTCACAGCAGACCGGCGAGGAGTACGAACTGACCGCGTTCACCCCCGCCGACCCGGCGAAGATCGAGGCGGGTTGGGACATCACCACCAACGACGGCAACCCGAGCGTCTTCGACTACATGGACTTCGCCAACGTGCAGGGCTACGACTTCCACGGCGCCGGAAGCGACAACTCGTGGGAGCCCAACCGCACCGGTCACGCGTCCAACCAGTGGGTCGACGACCAGGACCCGTACAACAACCACTTCTCCAACGAGGTGGCCATTCAGGAGTACCTGGACGCGGGCGTCAACCCGCGCAAGCTCACCATCGGACTGCCGTTCTACGGCAGGGGCTGGCAGGGCGTCACCGACGGCGGCGTCCACGGCGAGTGGCAGGCGGCCAACGGCGCGGCACCGGGCCAGTTCGCCGAGGAGGCGGGCACCCGCGGCTACGCGAACCTGAAGGCCAGCGTGCCCGGCTGCACGGTCCACCACGACGAGCAGTCGCTGTCGACCTACTGCTACACCGGAAACGGCGGTCAGTGGTGGACCTTCGACGACCCGTGGTCCATCGAACGCAAGACCGCCTGGGTCAAGGAACAGAACCTGCTGGGAATGATGATCTGGGAGATGTCGGGCGACAACGGCACTCTCATGACCGCCGTCGACACCGGCCTCGGCTGA
- a CDS encoding phosphatase PAP2 family protein gives MPDILCAVGFVVITVMLLFQSPLTELDEAVRVFLHDNRMLWLDWVTRVLNHLGAGRVVAPMVLLVTLWCAVRYKSIRPLLMYTVAYLPLGIIFLMKHGFGRMLSQPGAKIGVIEQYPEKLELFTYIGAGTAYPSGHAANTIVWFGLAVLVIGAALPRWLRIFLLVGPPVVVGFTQTYMGLHWLTDAPAGYLLGILIIRSVRRVSWGTVPLGPLRRFEPASPEIIVSATVTVGGLLLCATKYLPAMILGVIICILGALWMLKVLRQQR, from the coding sequence TTGCCGGACATCCTGTGCGCCGTGGGGTTCGTGGTCATCACGGTGATGCTGTTGTTCCAGTCGCCGCTGACCGAGCTGGACGAGGCCGTGCGGGTCTTCCTGCACGACAACCGGATGCTGTGGCTCGACTGGGTGACGCGGGTCCTCAACCACCTGGGCGCCGGCCGGGTCGTCGCACCGATGGTGCTGCTCGTGACCCTGTGGTGCGCGGTGCGGTACAAGAGCATCCGTCCGCTCCTCATGTACACGGTGGCGTACCTGCCGCTGGGCATCATCTTCCTCATGAAGCACGGCTTCGGCCGGATGCTGTCCCAGCCCGGCGCCAAGATCGGTGTCATCGAGCAGTACCCGGAGAAGCTGGAGCTGTTCACCTACATCGGCGCCGGCACCGCCTACCCGTCCGGGCACGCCGCCAACACCATCGTGTGGTTCGGGCTGGCCGTGCTCGTCATCGGCGCTGCCCTGCCGCGCTGGCTGCGGATCTTCCTGCTCGTCGGGCCGCCGGTCGTGGTCGGGTTCACGCAGACGTACATGGGGCTGCACTGGCTCACCGACGCCCCGGCCGGTTACCTGCTGGGCATCCTCATCATCCGCAGCGTCCGGCGGGTTTCGTGGGGCACGGTGCCGTTGGGGCCGCTGCGGCGCTTCGAACCGGCCTCGCCGGAGATCATCGTCTCGGCGACCGTCACCGTCGGCGGACTGCTGTTGTGCGCGACGAAGTACCTGCCCGCCATGATCCTGGGCGTCATCATCTGCATCCTGGGCGCGCTGTGGATGCTGAAAGTGCTGCGCCAGCAACGCTGA
- a CDS encoding SpoIIE family protein phosphatase: MGSGGFADEPMRMSDGMHRLFNSELRIATVIVDATGTITYFGPNAETLTGFRHTEIIGRDLQVVSGTSAYFDSREYLSRPPGAAPEFRRLRRSDGSTRAVQVYRHPLPKPTGPPDTLLLVVDVAENAEAEVGLGLLNAFFQQSTVGFVIMDTELRYVALNEALARLNRRPIVDHLGRRFREIVFSTDMDAYEALLKAVIRTGEPVTNLHVAGHPTAEPGTNQAWSVSCYRIAESSGRPAGLCGVVMDITTQERSMIDSARTGARLALLSEIGAAQITTLRDFRKAAQKLTEILVSDFCDMAVVDVVHSIVAGELPPDHPTPDTLVSRIGGAAREPSDASHKLLNVDNPRPAYETDVFAHALLSNRPQKVDNPRIEQAQALSKEPEREQAARQLAPRSVIIAPLRARDVTLGALTFVRFGKRKPFDEEDVVLAGEIAERTALGIDNSRLYGTEKNTALTLQRSLLPLRLSERPEVSVTYRYRPSRSDLRAGGDWFDMITLPGHRVALVVGDVAGHGITAAAAMGQYRTAVRTLAHIGLEPSVLLTRLNELAFDFGTDITATCVYVLYDPVNHNCVIARAGHPPPVLATTDGVAEILEVGPGPLLGALTEAEYQAAAVETPPGTRLLMYSDGVVESRHQALDDGIAELVRHLRTRHADEEVCDRIMETSPSTEDDRTVLLARFHGLRSPG; this comes from the coding sequence ATGGGAAGCGGGGGCTTCGCCGACGAGCCGATGCGCATGAGCGACGGCATGCATCGGCTGTTCAACAGCGAGTTGCGCATCGCCACCGTCATCGTCGACGCCACCGGCACCATCACGTACTTCGGCCCCAACGCCGAGACCCTGACCGGGTTCCGGCACACCGAGATCATCGGCCGGGATCTGCAGGTCGTCTCCGGCACGTCGGCCTATTTCGACAGTCGCGAGTACCTGTCCCGGCCGCCGGGCGCCGCGCCGGAGTTCCGGCGGCTGCGCCGCTCCGACGGCAGCACCCGGGCGGTGCAGGTCTACCGGCATCCACTGCCCAAACCCACAGGACCGCCCGACACGCTGCTGCTGGTGGTCGACGTCGCCGAGAACGCCGAGGCCGAGGTGGGACTGGGGCTGCTCAACGCGTTCTTCCAGCAGTCGACCGTCGGTTTCGTCATCATGGACACCGAGCTGCGGTACGTGGCGCTCAACGAGGCCCTGGCCCGGCTCAACCGGCGCCCGATCGTCGACCACCTGGGCCGCCGGTTTCGCGAGATCGTCTTCTCCACCGACATGGACGCCTACGAGGCGCTGCTCAAGGCCGTGATCCGCACCGGGGAGCCGGTGACGAACCTGCACGTGGCCGGGCACCCCACCGCCGAACCCGGTACCAACCAGGCCTGGTCGGTGTCGTGCTACCGGATCGCCGAGTCCTCCGGCCGTCCGGCGGGGCTGTGTGGCGTGGTCATGGACATCACCACCCAGGAACGCTCCATGATCGATTCGGCCCGCACCGGCGCGCGGCTGGCGCTGCTCAGCGAGATCGGGGCCGCGCAGATCACGACGCTGCGCGACTTCCGCAAGGCGGCGCAGAAACTGACCGAGATCCTGGTCAGCGACTTCTGCGACATGGCGGTGGTGGACGTCGTGCACAGCATCGTCGCCGGTGAACTGCCGCCCGACCACCCCACCCCCGACACCCTGGTCAGCCGGATCGGCGGCGCCGCCCGCGAACCGTCCGATGCGTCCCACAAGCTCCTCAACGTCGACAACCCCCGCCCCGCCTACGAGACCGACGTGTTCGCGCACGCGCTGCTGTCCAACCGGCCGCAGAAGGTCGACAACCCCCGCATCGAGCAGGCGCAGGCGCTGTCCAAGGAGCCCGAGCGCGAGCAGGCCGCCCGGCAGCTGGCGCCCCGCTCGGTCATCATCGCGCCGCTGCGGGCCCGCGACGTCACCCTCGGCGCGCTGACCTTCGTGCGGTTCGGGAAGCGCAAACCCTTCGACGAGGAGGACGTGGTGCTGGCCGGGGAGATCGCCGAACGCACCGCGCTGGGCATCGACAACTCGCGGCTGTACGGCACCGAGAAGAACACCGCGCTGACGCTGCAACGCAGTCTGCTGCCGCTGCGGTTGTCGGAGCGGCCCGAGGTCTCGGTGACCTACCGGTACCGGCCCAGCCGCAGCGACCTGCGGGCCGGTGGCGACTGGTTCGACATGATCACGCTGCCGGGCCACCGGGTGGCCCTGGTCGTGGGCGACGTCGCCGGGCACGGCATCACGGCGGCGGCCGCGATGGGGCAGTACCGCACCGCGGTGCGCACCCTGGCGCACATCGGCCTGGAGCCGTCGGTGCTGCTGACCCGGCTCAACGAACTGGCCTTCGACTTCGGCACCGACATCACCGCGACCTGCGTCTACGTCCTGTACGACCCGGTCAACCACAACTGTGTCATCGCCCGTGCGGGTCATCCTCCCCCGGTGCTCGCCACCACCGATGGGGTGGCGGAGATACTGGAGGTGGGTCCGGGCCCGCTGCTGGGTGCCCTGACCGAGGCCGAGTACCAGGCTGCCGCCGTCGAGACGCCGCCCGGCACCCGGCTGCTGATGTACAGCGACGGTGTCGTGGAATCACGGCACCAGGCGCTGGACGACGGCATCGCCGAGCTGGTCCGGCACCTGCGGACCCGACACGCGGACGAGGAGGTGTGCGACCGCATCATGGAGACTTCCCCCAGTACCGAGGACGACCGAACCGTGTTGTTGGCCCGATTTCATGGGCTACGCTCCCCCGGTTAA
- the miaA gene encoding tRNA (adenosine(37)-N6)-dimethylallyltransferase MiaA, whose amino-acid sequence MDVTGNRESLPGPVVIVCGPTATGKSALSLAVARERDGEIVNADSMQLYRGMDIGTAKLTVAEREGVPHHLLDIWDVRRTASVAEYQALARATVDDILARGRVPVLVGGSGLYIQAVVDAMEFPGTDPVVRARLETELAEVGPRALHDRLASADPDAAAAILPSNGRRIVRALEVVELTGSFTATLPRERRPVYRSVHVGVDRDTAELDERIALRVDLMLAAGLVEEVRTLAARGLAEGLTAGRALGYRQLLQHLDGERTLAEAREATITGTRRFVRRQRSWFGRDDRIAWLDGADPDLEAKALKHFDEILELSIH is encoded by the coding sequence ATGGACGTTACCGGCAACCGTGAAAGCCTACCTGGACCTGTGGTGATCGTGTGCGGCCCCACCGCGACCGGGAAGTCGGCGCTGTCGCTGGCGGTGGCCCGGGAGCGGGACGGCGAGATCGTCAACGCCGACTCGATGCAGCTGTACCGGGGCATGGACATCGGCACCGCGAAACTCACCGTCGCCGAGCGCGAGGGCGTCCCGCACCACCTGCTCGACATCTGGGACGTGCGCCGTACCGCCAGCGTCGCCGAGTACCAGGCGCTGGCGCGCGCGACCGTGGACGACATCCTGGCGCGCGGCCGCGTCCCGGTGCTGGTGGGCGGCTCGGGGCTGTACATCCAGGCGGTGGTCGACGCGATGGAGTTTCCCGGCACCGACCCCGTGGTGCGGGCCCGGCTGGAGACCGAGCTGGCCGAGGTGGGGCCGCGGGCGCTGCACGACCGGCTGGCGAGCGCCGACCCGGACGCGGCGGCGGCGATCCTGCCGTCCAACGGCCGCCGGATCGTGCGGGCGCTGGAGGTGGTGGAGCTGACCGGCTCGTTCACCGCGACGCTGCCGCGCGAACGCCGTCCCGTCTACCGCAGCGTCCACGTCGGCGTCGACCGCGACACCGCCGAACTGGACGAGCGGATCGCGCTGCGGGTGGACCTGATGCTGGCGGCCGGGCTCGTCGAGGAGGTGCGGACGCTGGCCGCGCGGGGACTCGCCGAGGGGCTGACCGCCGGACGGGCGCTGGGCTACCGGCAACTGCTGCAACACCTCGACGGTGAGCGCACGCTGGCCGAGGCGCGCGAGGCCACGATCACCGGCACCCGCCGGTTCGTGCGCCGCCAGCGCTCCTGGTTCGGCCGCGACGACCGGATCGCCTGGCTGGACGGTGCCGATCCGGATCTGGAAGCCAAGGCGCTCAAGCATTTCGATGAAATCCTTGAATTATCGATACATTGA
- a CDS encoding serine hydrolase domain-containing protein, translating into MRIRRTVIACAAAVVTAAFVAGCGSASAGKDPAKDTAKEVETDAVQKRLDEFVKDGAIVGGEVTIRDGDDSAQALAGVGNRETDAKYPSDAHVRVASVTKAFTSAMVLQLVSEDEVDLDASIEEYLPGLLHGDGIDAGKITVRHLLRHQSGLPEIGDATQPQDPEVTFTPQQLIDMALENPVQAEPGEKMIYTNTNYVVAGMLIEKLTGDDYGDALKERITKPLRLKDTYLPEPGDTGLAKPHPQGYFVADGEPKDVTEADASGTWASGGIVSSGADLNAYFTALTEGEVVDKAQLKQMRDTVPMTGVPGVEYGLGLMRLPTECELKLWGQAGDVPGFQAMTATTADGKKSATIAINQSPSEKFGPEQLLGLLSTALC; encoded by the coding sequence ATGAGAATAAGAAGGACAGTCATCGCCTGTGCCGCCGCCGTCGTGACCGCCGCGTTCGTGGCCGGATGCGGCTCCGCCAGTGCCGGGAAGGATCCCGCGAAGGACACGGCGAAGGAGGTCGAGACCGACGCGGTCCAAAAGCGGCTCGACGAGTTCGTCAAGGACGGTGCCATCGTCGGCGGCGAGGTGACCATCCGCGACGGTGACGACAGCGCGCAGGCGCTGGCCGGAGTGGGAAACCGTGAGACCGACGCGAAGTACCCGAGCGACGCGCACGTGCGCGTCGCCAGCGTCACCAAGGCGTTCACCTCGGCGATGGTGTTGCAGCTGGTGTCCGAGGACGAGGTCGACCTCGACGCGTCCATCGAGGAGTACCTGCCGGGGCTGCTGCACGGCGACGGCATCGACGCCGGGAAGATCACCGTCAGACACCTGCTGCGCCACCAGAGCGGACTGCCCGAGATCGGCGACGCCACCCAGCCGCAGGACCCGGAGGTCACCTTCACGCCGCAGCAGCTCATCGACATGGCGCTTGAGAACCCCGTCCAGGCCGAACCCGGCGAGAAGATGATCTACACCAACACCAACTACGTGGTGGCCGGGATGCTCATCGAGAAACTCACCGGCGACGACTACGGTGACGCGCTGAAGGAGCGCATCACCAAACCGTTGCGGCTCAAGGACACCTACCTGCCCGAACCCGGTGACACCGGACTGGCGAAGCCGCACCCCCAGGGTTACTTCGTCGCGGACGGCGAACCGAAGGACGTCACCGAGGCCGACGCCTCCGGCACGTGGGCCTCGGGCGGCATCGTGTCCTCAGGCGCCGACCTCAACGCGTACTTCACGGCGCTGACCGAGGGCGAGGTCGTCGACAAGGCCCAGCTGAAGCAGATGCGCGACACCGTGCCGATGACCGGCGTTCCCGGCGTCGAGTACGGCCTGGGCCTGATGCGGCTGCCCACCGAGTGCGAGCTGAAGCTGTGGGGCCAGGCCGGGGACGTGCCCGGTTTCCAGGCGATGACCGCCACCACCGCCGACGGGAAGAAGTCGGCGACGATCGCGATCAACCAGAGCCCGAGCGAGAAGTTCGGTCCCGAGCAGCTGCTTGGTCTGCTCAGCACCGCGTTGTGCTGA
- a CDS encoding tyrosine-protein phosphatase: protein MNTFTRPHADYGSERFIPFETIFNFRDLGGLAALGGSKVRTGLVFRSDQFGNASSEDIDYIVDELGVKTVVDLRRPTEIAATASFPGDRGVAVHNLELGHIRWENIERDAGREPSPVPFLVERYTAMVETGAITIRDTLNMMITATPMVFHCMAGKDRTGITAAVALKLLGVSDDDIAADYALTGEGMHRYYDWRARIGKSPNEGLHPHAEAMYGLLRNIDNHFGSMEKYARAIDFQRTDELRAHLLT from the coding sequence ATGAATACTTTCACGCGCCCTCACGCGGATTACGGCAGCGAGCGTTTCATCCCCTTCGAAACGATCTTCAATTTTCGTGACCTCGGTGGCCTGGCCGCGCTGGGCGGCAGCAAGGTTCGCACCGGCCTGGTGTTCCGTTCCGACCAGTTCGGCAACGCCTCGTCGGAGGACATCGACTACATCGTGGACGAACTCGGCGTCAAGACCGTCGTCGACCTGCGCCGCCCCACCGAGATCGCGGCCACCGCTTCCTTCCCCGGAGACCGGGGCGTCGCGGTCCACAATCTCGAACTCGGCCACATCCGCTGGGAGAACATCGAACGCGACGCCGGACGGGAGCCGTCCCCGGTGCCGTTCCTCGTCGAGCGCTACACCGCGATGGTCGAGACCGGAGCCATCACCATCCGCGACACGCTCAACATGATGATCACCGCCACGCCGATGGTCTTCCACTGCATGGCCGGAAAGGACCGCACCGGCATCACCGCCGCGGTGGCGCTGAAGCTGCTGGGAGTGTCCGATGACGACATCGCCGCCGACTACGCCCTGACCGGCGAGGGCATGCACCGCTACTACGACTGGCGCGCCAGGATCGGCAAGTCCCCCAACGAGGGTCTGCACCCGCACGCCGAGGCCATGTACGGACTGCTGCGCAATATCGACAATCACTTCGGCAGTATGGAGAAGTACGCGCGCGCCATCGACTTCCAGCGCACCGACGAGTTGCGCGCGCACCTGTTGACCTGA
- a CDS encoding aldo/keto reductase family protein: MEFRHLGRSGLIISEIAYGNWITHGSQVEEDAARACVNAALDAGITTYDTADVYAQGAAEEVLGRALKGQRRDGLEIFTKVYFPVGPGKNDRGLSRKHIMTSIDHSLRRLQTDYVDLYQAHRYDYETPLEETMQAFADVVHSGKAHYIGVSEWKASQIREAHALAKQLNIQLVSSQPQYSALWRVIEGEVVPTCEELGIGQIVWSPIAQGVLTGKYLPGQAPPAGSRATDKDNGFFVAKFLENQELLERVQQLKPIAEQAGLSMAQLAVAWVLQNSNVSAAIIGASRPEQVADNVAAAGVKLAPEVMKAIDEALDPVVDRDASKTESPRPRP; encoded by the coding sequence GTGGAATTTCGTCATTTGGGCCGCAGTGGCCTCATCATCAGTGAGATCGCCTACGGAAACTGGATCACCCACGGCAGCCAGGTCGAGGAGGACGCCGCCCGTGCCTGCGTGAACGCCGCGCTGGACGCCGGTATCACCACCTACGACACCGCCGACGTGTACGCGCAGGGAGCCGCCGAGGAGGTGCTGGGCCGGGCGCTGAAGGGACAGCGCCGCGACGGTCTGGAGATCTTCACCAAGGTGTACTTCCCGGTGGGTCCGGGCAAGAACGACCGGGGTCTGTCGCGCAAGCACATCATGACCTCGATCGACCACTCGCTGCGCCGGTTGCAGACCGACTATGTGGACCTGTACCAGGCTCACCGCTACGACTACGAGACCCCGCTGGAGGAGACGATGCAGGCGTTCGCCGACGTCGTCCACTCCGGCAAGGCGCACTACATCGGCGTCTCGGAGTGGAAGGCCTCCCAGATCCGCGAGGCGCACGCGCTGGCCAAGCAGCTGAACATCCAGCTGGTGTCCTCGCAGCCGCAGTACTCGGCGCTGTGGCGGGTCATCGAGGGCGAGGTCGTGCCGACCTGTGAGGAGCTGGGCATCGGCCAGATCGTGTGGTCCCCGATCGCCCAGGGCGTGCTGACCGGCAAGTACCTGCCGGGCCAGGCGCCACCGGCGGGCAGTCGCGCCACCGACAAGGACAACGGCTTCTTCGTGGCCAAGTTCCTGGAGAACCAGGAACTGCTGGAGCGGGTGCAGCAACTCAAGCCGATCGCCGAGCAGGCGGGCCTGTCGATGGCCCAGCTGGCGGTGGCGTGGGTGCTGCAGAACTCGAACGTCTCGGCGGCGATCATCGGGGCCTCGCGTCCCGAGCAGGTCGCCGACAACGTGGCCGCCGCGGGCGTCAAGCTGGCGCCCGAGGTCATGAAGGCCATCGACGAGGCGCTGGACCCGGTCGTCGACCGCGACGCGTCCAAGACCGAAAGCCCCCGGCCCCGCCCGTAA